In a single window of the Ignavibacteria bacterium genome:
- a CDS encoding T9SS type A sorting domain-containing protein, translating to MNFVLRSFLIAVFLFIAAGIKAGETESATRAYHVVPPSYTGTQGTGTFLGPLSGSPRTYQMLIRDSMLTSLVGQQITGLTFRLLASASANWPAADVTFTNYDIYLSESVAPENRSLTFAQNVVGVQKRVRFGGLTITAGSFPFGGSPTTFGTDIAFDSAYVYNGGHLLIEIRHTGFSGTSASTDAILTSTSGYAFLFSACWTGSYAGTAGSQGNFVVTRLNASPLTSTGNTSEIVKEFSLNQNYPNPFNPVTNITFNLQKSANVTLKIFNVSGEEVETLVNNESMQPGTRSIMFSADKLSSGIYFYSLFIDGAKIDTKKMMMVK from the coding sequence ATGAATTTCGTATTACGATCTTTTTTAATTGCCGTATTTTTATTCATTGCGGCCGGGATTAAAGCAGGGGAAACTGAATCCGCAACAAGGGCATATCATGTAGTGCCGCCAAGTTATACGGGTACACAAGGTACAGGTACATTTCTGGGTCCGTTATCCGGTTCTCCAAGAACCTATCAAATGCTGATAAGGGATTCAATGCTCACTTCTCTGGTTGGACAGCAGATAACCGGTTTAACATTCAGGCTTCTTGCTTCTGCAAGCGCAAACTGGCCGGCTGCTGATGTTACGTTCACAAATTATGATATATATCTAAGCGAAAGCGTAGCACCCGAAAACAGGAGTTTAACTTTTGCGCAGAATGTAGTTGGAGTTCAGAAGAGAGTACGATTTGGAGGTCTTACGATCACTGCGGGTTCATTTCCATTTGGAGGCTCTCCAACCACGTTTGGAACCGATATAGCATTTGATTCTGCATATGTATATAATGGCGGACATTTACTCATTGAAATCAGGCACACCGGATTTTCAGGTACATCAGCCAGTACCGATGCTATACTAACTTCAACGAGCGGCTACGCATTTCTTTTCAGCGCATGCTGGACAGGAAGTTATGCAGGTACTGCCGGCTCGCAGGGTAACTTTGTAGTTACAAGGCTGAATGCAAGTCCGCTAACATCAACAGGTAATACAAGCGAGATAGTAAAAGAATTCAGCTTAAATCAGAATTATCCTAATCCATTTAACCCGGTAACGAATATTACTTTCAATTTGCAGAAATCAGCGAATGTTACACTGAAAATATTCAATGTTTCAGGTGAAGAGGTTGAAACACTTGTGAATAATGAATCAATGCAGCCAGGCACAAGATCAATTATGTTCAGCGCTGATAAGCTCAGCTCAGGTATTTATTTTTATTCACTCTTTATTGACGGTGCAAAAATAGATACAAAGAAAATGATGATGGTTAAGTAA
- a CDS encoding T9SS type A sorting domain-containing protein — MKRTILFAFIFFITTLISYSQLSWKWVHPTPQGNTLRYAKMFSATDWVAVGYGGTFMKTTNAGVNWSITHDAAGIKTSSQILLYNAWFFNMTTGIVCGSSGQIWRTTNGGLNFDSIPSGVTSTLYGIHFVDANTGYIGGSSGAVLKTTNAGVNWIALTTGVTYTINNIFALNNRVYCPTSTASILLTSYDGGTTWFNDTTAATANSLYDVAFKDSLTGIVSGATATVRKTTDAGLTWVPFTGLPSTSFWSILYNTNTWYISGNSSWIFRSTNDGVTWDSLAQTGNQYYTSTYYFVDRNGSNMLNVGAFGLINTTTNTGTNWTAHNYLGYSSTLNDIWCDNMNGKVIAVGLSAPTPYLVSTNGGTNWIYDIGTGITTSMYGLNMINSLTGYSSGASGKMFKTTNGGMNWDSVSFVGATSTLYCPDFISPDTGWVCGSSGTVYKTVNGGMNWTLQTTGTTSTLYRIDMLNANTGYFIGASGTVRKTTDGGTTWTAQTSNYSSTLYWIDMIDENSGYITGLGGTLRRTTNGGTNWDTVMTPISASQYSVSFVNMNTGYVIGASGYTFRTSNGGTTWDIKNSGASTINAVYAKGYDSAYIASSSAMVLKMYNALVGGITWYNQVPEKFTLDQNYPNPFNPVTTIKFGLPKAAKVTLKVYDILGREVSILFNNVDFNPGTVTYDFDGTELASGIYFYSLIVNNNKIDSKKMVLVK, encoded by the coding sequence ATGAAGAGAACTATTCTCTTTGCTTTTATATTTTTCATTACAACACTAATTTCATATTCACAATTATCCTGGAAGTGGGTACATCCTACACCACAGGGAAATACTTTAAGGTATGCAAAAATGTTTTCAGCTACTGATTGGGTAGCAGTTGGATACGGCGGAACATTTATGAAAACAACCAACGCCGGTGTTAACTGGTCAATTACACATGATGCTGCCGGTATAAAAACATCTTCACAGATTCTGTTATATAATGCCTGGTTCTTTAATATGACAACAGGTATTGTATGCGGTTCCAGCGGTCAGATCTGGAGAACAACCAACGGCGGGCTTAATTTTGATTCAATCCCAAGCGGTGTTACTTCAACATTATACGGTATTCATTTTGTTGATGCGAATACAGGTTATATTGGAGGTTCAAGCGGAGCTGTACTCAAAACCACAAATGCCGGTGTAAACTGGATAGCTTTGACAACAGGTGTAACATATACTATCAATAATATTTTTGCATTGAACAACAGGGTGTATTGCCCTACAAGCACTGCTTCAATATTATTAACATCATATGACGGCGGTACTACCTGGTTTAATGATACAACAGCTGCAACAGCAAATTCACTTTATGATGTTGCATTCAAAGATTCACTTACGGGAATTGTAAGCGGCGCTACTGCAACTGTAAGAAAGACTACTGACGCGGGTTTAACATGGGTACCGTTTACCGGATTACCATCAACTTCATTCTGGAGTATTTTGTACAATACAAATACATGGTATATTTCAGGTAACTCAAGCTGGATCTTCAGAAGTACTAATGACGGAGTTACTTGGGATTCACTTGCCCAAACCGGAAACCAATATTATACTTCAACATATTATTTTGTTGACAGAAACGGCAGTAATATGCTGAATGTTGGAGCTTTTGGATTAATAAATACTACAACAAACACAGGAACCAACTGGACTGCGCATAACTATCTTGGTTATTCAAGCACATTGAATGATATCTGGTGTGATAATATGAATGGTAAAGTAATTGCTGTTGGATTATCAGCACCTACTCCATATTTAGTTTCAACTAACGGTGGTACAAACTGGATATACGATATAGGAACCGGTATAACAACATCGATGTACGGATTAAATATGATTAATTCCTTGACAGGATATTCATCAGGCGCATCCGGTAAAATGTTTAAAACAACAAACGGCGGCATGAACTGGGATTCAGTTTCATTTGTAGGTGCAACCAGCACTTTATACTGTCCTGATTTTATCAGTCCTGATACAGGCTGGGTTTGCGGTTCATCAGGTACAGTGTATAAAACAGTAAACGGTGGTATGAACTGGACTTTGCAGACAACAGGAACTACATCAACTCTTTACAGAATTGATATGCTGAATGCTAATACCGGTTATTTTATCGGCGCATCAGGTACTGTTAGGAAAACTACAGACGGCGGAACTACATGGACAGCACAGACATCAAATTACAGTTCAACATTGTACTGGATAGATATGATCGATGAAAATAGCGGTTATATTACCGGTCTGGGTGGAACTTTAAGAAGAACTACCAATGGAGGAACGAACTGGGATACAGTTATGACCCCGATCTCAGCTTCACAATATTCCGTTTCTTTTGTTAATATGAATACCGGTTACGTTATTGGAGCTTCCGGATATACATTCAGGACTTCTAACGGCGGCACTACATGGGATATAAAAAATAGCGGAGCATCAACAATAAACGCTGTTTATGCTAAAGGATATGATTCTGCTTACATAGCTTCATCAAGCGCTATGGTTTTAAAAATGTATAATGCGCTTGTCGGGGGAATTACATGGTATAACCAGGTTCCTGAAAAATTCACATTAGACCAAAACTATCCTAACCCGTTTAACCCTGTAACAACAATTAAATTCGGGTTGCCGAAAGCTGCTAAAGTTACCCTAAAGGTTTATGATATCCTTGGCAGGGAAGTAAGCATATTGTTCAATAATGTAGATTTTAACCCGGGAACAGTAACGTATGATTTTGACGGAACTGAGCTGGCATCAGGAATATATTTCTATTCATTGATAGTGAACAATAATAAAATTGATTCCAAAAAGATGGTTTTAGTGAAATAA
- the rplV gene encoding 50S ribosomal protein L22, which translates to MEARAIKRYIQSSPRKMRLVVDLIRGKAVSEALNILHFSPKHGSKVVEMTLRSAVSNLSNKLETGRVEEKDIYVKTVYVNGGPVLKRMLPAPQGRAYRMRKRSNHLTIVVAEKDKA; encoded by the coding sequence ATGGAAGCAAGAGCAATAAAAAGATATATACAGAGTTCACCCAGGAAAATGAGGCTGGTAGTTGATCTCATAAGAGGCAAAGCTGTAAGTGAAGCTTTGAACATACTTCATTTTTCTCCAAAGCACGGTTCAAAGGTTGTTGAAATGACATTAAGGTCAGCAGTTTCAAATCTTTCAAACAAGCTTGAAACAGGCAGGGTAGAAGAAAAAGATATTTATGTTAAGACTGTTTATGTGAACGGCGGCCCGGTTCTCAAAAGAATGCTTCCGGCTCCGCAGGGAAGAGCTTACAGGATGAGGAAACGCTCAAACCATTTAACAATTGTTGTTGCAGAAAAAGATAAAGCATAA
- the rplB gene encoding 50S ribosomal protein L2, with amino-acid sequence MALKKLKPMTPATRYYTISSFEEITKSTPEKSLLKPLKKSGGRNNTGRITSRRRGGGHKRMYRVVDFKRDKTGIEGKVEAIEYDPNRSARIALVKYSDGDITYIIAPDNLKVGTTILSGVDADITVGNTLPLANIPLGTFIHNLELKPGKGGQLARSAGSSCIVVAKDEKYTQVKLPSGEVRMILNTCKATIGVVSNLEHENLSLGKAGRSRWLGRRPKVRGVAMNPVDHPMGGGEGKTSGGGHPVSPWGLPAKGYKTRKKKNQSNKFIVKRRK; translated from the coding sequence ATGGCATTAAAAAAGTTAAAACCAATGACACCGGCTACGAGGTATTATACCATTTCTTCATTCGAAGAAATTACCAAGTCGACCCCGGAAAAATCTTTATTAAAACCTTTAAAGAAATCAGGCGGAAGAAATAATACCGGAAGAATAACTTCAAGGCGCAGGGGCGGCGGACATAAAAGAATGTACCGCGTAGTGGATTTTAAAAGAGATAAAACAGGCATCGAAGGAAAAGTGGAAGCTATTGAATACGATCCGAACCGTTCTGCAAGAATTGCTTTGGTGAAATATTCAGACGGCGATATTACTTATATTATTGCTCCTGATAACCTGAAGGTTGGCACAACAATTTTATCAGGTGTTGATGCTGATATCACAGTAGGAAACACATTACCTCTTGCAAATATACCTCTTGGAACGTTCATACATAATCTGGAATTAAAGCCCGGCAAGGGCGGACAGCTTGCAAGAAGCGCAGGGAGCTCATGTATAGTTGTTGCTAAAGATGAAAAATATACACAGGTTAAGCTGCCTTCAGGCGAAGTCAGAATGATACTCAACACCTGCAAAGCTACAATCGGTGTTGTAAGCAATCTTGAACATGAAAATCTTTCACTTGGTAAAGCAGGCAGGTCGAGATGGCTTGGCAGAAGGCCAAAGGTCAGAGGTGTTGCGATGAACCCGGTTGACCATCCAATGGGCGGCGGTGAAGGTAAAACATCAGGCGGCGGACACCCGGTTAGTCCGTGGGGCTTGCCCGCAAAAGGCTACAAAACCAGAAAGAAAAAGAACCAGTCAAACAAATTCATAGTTAAGAGAAGAAAGTAA
- a CDS encoding DUF2029 domain-containing protein, with product MSRKKTTEISSKKQETVLNIPYSETSFEAKYSKYFWLIIPVLAILYYSYRKIAVGFYQDDEVAQYINMVNFWADPWVILGNGPKPGYKIFMVIPALISYDAVLIFNSLIAAATVYITYILIRTYKVSYAIIGALLLATQPLYVDLSFRSYSEIFTALCIVSFLILYKKEKFLFSALLLGYIYTIRQEIALLIIVFAVIFAYRKQYLFAAALFVFPVLYNLLGFIKTGDILFVLTEMQSVAGLNYKSQGLLHYFKVYIFIVGPVCLSLFLLGFFGFLNDTSKIKEYFKKYAEFYIIFISIFIIQMLTMVSDGPNPGNWRYLLHISPICAFFAAVGLNNLSLKNFRSTNYIITGIFAVLVFLFLSKATDGFILLEKTEYIKIIFVVLFFVLSIALWNESRAKYLSSLGIALVIIAAVHLYFVEPKKLSPENISVRETAEFVDTIAEAKGKEKLTNHTFIMFYSKQYKDEQKLWKKLDLKNLNEAPKGSYVIWESHYGYRPEFKNDVQLDVLKDSTKYRFIKQIISQDQRFGSFIFEKQ from the coding sequence ATGAGCAGGAAAAAGACAACTGAAATTTCATCAAAAAAGCAGGAAACGGTATTAAATATTCCTTATAGCGAAACCTCATTTGAAGCTAAATATTCAAAATATTTCTGGCTTATTATTCCCGTTCTGGCAATTTTATATTATTCTTACCGCAAGATCGCGGTTGGATTTTACCAGGATGATGAAGTAGCCCAGTATATTAACATGGTAAACTTCTGGGCAGATCCATGGGTAATTTTGGGCAACGGCCCTAAACCCGGGTACAAGATTTTTATGGTGATCCCTGCCCTTATCAGTTATGATGCCGTGTTAATTTTCAATTCGTTAATTGCGGCTGCAACTGTATATATTACCTATATTCTGATTAGAACTTACAAAGTAAGCTACGCAATTATCGGGGCATTGTTACTGGCAACTCAGCCGCTGTATGTAGATCTTTCCTTCAGGTCATATTCTGAAATTTTTACTGCATTATGTATTGTCAGCTTTCTTATACTTTATAAAAAGGAAAAATTCCTCTTCAGCGCTCTTCTGCTTGGATATATATATACTATCAGGCAGGAAATTGCTTTGCTTATAATTGTATTTGCCGTAATATTTGCTTACCGCAAACAATACCTGTTTGCCGCCGCATTATTTGTATTTCCTGTATTATATAACTTATTGGGATTTATAAAAACCGGTGATATTTTATTTGTACTTACTGAAATGCAGTCTGTTGCAGGGCTTAACTATAAGTCACAGGGCCTGCTTCATTATTTCAAGGTGTATATATTTATTGTCGGACCTGTTTGCCTCTCTCTTTTCCTCCTGGGATTTTTCGGCTTCCTGAACGATACATCAAAGATCAAAGAATATTTTAAGAAATACGCTGAGTTTTATATAATATTCATTTCGATTTTTATTATCCAGATGCTTACTATGGTAAGCGATGGTCCTAATCCTGGTAACTGGCGTTACCTGCTTCATATATCGCCTATCTGTGCATTTTTTGCAGCAGTAGGCCTTAATAATCTTTCACTTAAAAATTTCCGTTCAACCAATTATATAATAACAGGAATTTTCGCTGTTTTGGTGTTCCTGTTTCTTTCCAAAGCTACTGATGGTTTTATTCTGCTTGAAAAAACCGAGTATATAAAGATCATTTTTGTGGTTTTATTTTTTGTTCTTTCTATTGCTTTATGGAATGAATCGCGGGCAAAATACCTGTCTTCTCTTGGGATAGCGTTGGTAATAATTGCTGCTGTACATTTATATTTTGTAGAGCCTAAAAAGCTTTCACCTGAAAATATTTCTGTCCGTGAAACCGCAGAGTTTGTTGATACCATTGCTGAAGCTAAAGGAAAAGAAAAACTGACCAATCATACGTTCATTATGTTTTATTCAAAACAGTATAAAGATGAACAAAAGCTTTGGAAAAAGCTTGACCTTAAAAATCTGAATGAAGCGCCTAAAGGTTCATACGTGATATGGGAATCACATTACGGTTACAGACCTGAATTCAAAAATGATGTACAGCTTGATGTGCTGAAAGATTCAACTAAATACAGATTCATTAAACAAATAATTTCACAGGATCAGCGTTTCGGTTCCTTTATTTTTGAAAAACAATGA
- a CDS encoding T9SS type A sorting domain-containing protein has product MKISFLKSVSVFVILFLFNCLTYSQVNSPWKWVHPTPQGNTLRYVKTFNATTYYAIGYAGTFLKTTNSGTNWFITTNVFGTQENGQLFAYCGWFFDQNIGLAGGESGKLARTTNAGLTWDTITTGESGIIYGMHFINANTGFFSTSTGGNIRKTTNAGLNWTAISTGASATLYSVFALNNDTIFVTTTAGNIRYTTNGGTNWTIQSTGASVTLYDVHFKDGNTGWVCGSSTAIRVTTNGGLNWTQTSTGLPTSTFYDVAYASGVTDADYVYVAGNSFYAFRSSNYGTTWDSVSIVGSQTYVSTMYSVDRNANNMAIVGAFGLINTSTNGGANWTAHNSLDYSGTLNDIWCDNMNGRVIAVGSAAQYPIIVSTNGGSSWIFNTSTNVTFTCYGIKMLNPTTGYVTGASSKLAKTTNGGMNWDTSTVYSTSTTMYNVDFPNANTGWISAASGRIFKTTNAGVNWELQTTGITNTLYNIDMLDANTGWFVGTTGTIRKTTDGGTTWTAQTPGTTSSLYDVQMFDANTGYLCGLSGTVRKTTNGGDNWDTVAVPFTSSLYMLSFSNVNTGFIAGATGLTYRTSNGGAAWQVLNTSGSTTNGIYAKGYDSAFAVASLGGIFKVYNPLTGGITWNNEIPVQYTLSQNYPNPFNPRTVIKFGLPKAARVTLKIYDILGKEVEAVFNNMQFNAGTVSFDFDGTRFASGVYFYSLIVNDEKIDTKKMVLVK; this is encoded by the coding sequence ATGAAAATTTCTTTTCTTAAATCGGTATCTGTGTTTGTAATTCTTTTTTTATTCAATTGTTTAACATATTCGCAGGTTAATTCACCATGGAAGTGGGTCCATCCTACACCTCAGGGTAATACATTGCGATATGTAAAAACATTTAATGCAACTACCTATTATGCGATTGGTTATGCCGGAACGTTTCTAAAAACAACAAACTCTGGAACAAACTGGTTTATTACTACTAATGTGTTTGGTACTCAGGAAAATGGTCAGTTATTTGCATATTGCGGCTGGTTCTTTGACCAGAATATTGGTTTGGCCGGTGGTGAATCCGGAAAACTTGCAAGAACAACAAATGCCGGATTAACATGGGATACTATTACAACAGGAGAATCCGGTATTATTTATGGTATGCATTTTATAAATGCCAATACAGGATTCTTCAGTACCTCTACCGGAGGCAATATCCGAAAGACCACAAACGCCGGTTTAAACTGGACTGCAATATCTACTGGCGCTTCTGCAACATTATACAGTGTATTTGCTTTAAATAATGATACAATATTTGTTACCACAACAGCAGGTAATATTAGATACACTACTAATGGTGGAACTAACTGGACAATACAATCTACCGGAGCGTCAGTAACTCTTTATGATGTGCATTTTAAAGATGGAAATACCGGCTGGGTTTGCGGCAGTTCCACAGCAATTCGCGTTACCACTAATGGCGGATTGAATTGGACACAAACAAGCACGGGTTTACCCACAAGTACATTTTATGATGTTGCTTACGCTTCAGGAGTAACTGATGCAGATTATGTTTATGTTGCAGGTAACTCTTTTTATGCATTCAGAAGTTCTAACTATGGAACAACTTGGGATTCAGTTTCTATCGTCGGGAGTCAAACCTACGTTTCAACAATGTATTCCGTTGATAGAAATGCGAACAACATGGCTATTGTTGGAGCATTTGGGTTGATTAATACATCTACTAACGGCGGTGCAAACTGGACTGCACACAACTCTTTAGATTACTCAGGTACACTTAATGATATTTGGTGCGATAATATGAATGGAAGAGTTATCGCTGTTGGATCAGCAGCCCAATATCCTATTATTGTATCTACAAATGGCGGTTCGTCCTGGATATTTAATACCAGTACAAATGTTACTTTTACATGTTATGGAATCAAAATGTTGAATCCTACTACAGGTTATGTTACAGGTGCTTCCAGCAAGTTGGCAAAAACTACCAATGGTGGTATGAATTGGGATACATCAACTGTATATTCCACTTCTACTACAATGTATAATGTCGATTTTCCAAACGCAAACACAGGTTGGATTTCAGCCGCATCAGGTAGAATTTTTAAAACAACAAATGCAGGTGTTAATTGGGAATTACAAACAACCGGAATCACAAATACTCTTTATAATATAGATATGCTAGATGCTAATACAGGTTGGTTTGTAGGCACAACTGGTACAATCAGAAAAACTACTGACGGCGGAACAACATGGACGGCTCAAACTCCGGGTACAACATCATCATTGTATGATGTACAGATGTTTGATGCTAATACAGGATATCTTTGCGGTTTATCAGGTACAGTAAGGAAAACGACCAACGGTGGTGATAACTGGGATACAGTTGCGGTTCCATTTACATCAAGTTTATACATGTTGTCATTTTCAAATGTTAACACAGGTTTCATTGCCGGTGCAACCGGGTTAACTTACAGGACTTCTAACGGAGGTGCCGCTTGGCAAGTCCTTAATACCTCCGGATCTACAACAAATGGAATTTACGCTAAAGGTTATGATTCTGCTTTTGCAGTTGCATCATTAGGAGGAATTTTTAAAGTTTACAATCCTTTAACAGGCGGAATCACATGGAACAACGAAATTCCGGTTCAGTATACTTTATCACAGAATTATCCAAATCCGTTTAACCCAAGAACAGTCATAAAATTTGGTTTACCAAAAGCAGCGAGAGTAACACTCAAAATTTATGACATATTGGGTAAGGAAGTTGAAGCTGTATTTAACAATATGCAGTTCAATGCAGGAACAGTTTCATTTGATTTTGACGGCACAAGATTCGCTTCAGGTGTTTACTTCTATTCATTGATAGTTAATGATGAGAAGATAGATACTAAAAAGATGGTTCTTGTAAAATAA
- the rpsS gene encoding 30S ribosomal protein S19, with translation MPRSLKKGPFIDPKLLKKVEELNKANQKKVLKTWSRSTTITPDFVGHTFAVHNGNKFVPVFVSENMVGHKLGEFSPTRIFRTHSGNRKDEK, from the coding sequence ATGCCAAGATCACTTAAAAAAGGACCGTTCATAGATCCGAAGCTTCTTAAAAAAGTTGAGGAGTTAAACAAAGCTAACCAGAAGAAAGTTTTAAAGACCTGGTCAAGGTCAACAACTATTACTCCTGATTTCGTAGGGCATACATTCGCTGTTCACAACGGCAATAAGTTTGTTCCTGTTTTCGTATCAGAAAATATGGTTGGCCACAAGCTTGGTGAGTTTTCTCCCACCAGGATCTTCAGAACGCACTCAGGTAACAGGAAAGACGAAAAGTAA
- a CDS encoding T9SS type A sorting domain-containing protein, with product MRSLFILFISFFLLTTGINAYNTEFSGSAFSAFHVVPPSYTGTQGTATFLGPLGNAQRTYQLLIRDSMLTAIVGQRITGMTYRLLGSATNNWPASDITYANYDIYLSESVAPENRSLTFAANVVGAQKRIRFGSLTITSGSFPAGGTPTAFGTDITFDSAYTYNGGHLLIEIRHTGFTGTSTSVDAISTSTGGYAFLFSACWTGNYTGTSGTQGNFAVIRLNASPLTSTGNNSEVIRDFSLNQNYPNPFNPVTNISFNLKKQAVITLKIFNLAGEEVETLINGENIQQGSTAIMYDASKLSSGIFFYSLYIDGIKADTKKMMLVK from the coding sequence ATGAGATCACTATTTATCCTTTTCATATCGTTTTTTCTTTTAACAACCGGAATTAATGCATATAATACAGAATTTTCAGGTTCAGCATTCAGCGCTTTTCACGTTGTGCCTCCAAGTTATACAGGCACGCAAGGTACTGCTACTTTTTTGGGACCGCTGGGAAATGCACAGCGTACTTATCAGCTTTTAATACGGGATTCAATGCTCACAGCTATAGTAGGTCAGCGTATAACAGGGATGACATACAGGCTGCTTGGATCAGCTACCAACAACTGGCCGGCATCAGATATTACGTATGCAAATTATGATATTTATTTAAGCGAAAGTGTTGCACCTGAAAACCGCAGCCTGACATTCGCAGCAAATGTGGTGGGTGCTCAAAAGCGCATTAGGTTCGGAAGCCTCACGATAACATCAGGCTCATTCCCAGCAGGAGGAACACCAACTGCATTTGGTACAGATATAACATTTGATTCCGCTTATACATATAACGGCGGCCATTTGCTGATAGAGATAAGGCATACTGGATTCACCGGAACTTCAACAAGTGTTGATGCGATTTCTACATCAACCGGCGGTTACGCATTTTTATTCAGCGCCTGCTGGACAGGCAATTATACAGGTACATCAGGAACGCAGGGTAATTTTGCAGTAATCAGGCTCAATGCAAGTCCGCTTACTTCTACTGGTAATAACAGTGAGGTTATAAGAGATTTCAGCTTAAACCAGAATTATCCAAACCCGTTTAACCCTGTTACAAATATTTCTTTCAATTTAAAAAAGCAGGCTGTTATTACACTTAAAATATTCAATTTAGCGGGTGAAGAAGTTGAAACACTCATTAACGGTGAAAATATTCAGCAGGGTAGTACTGCAATAATGTATGATGCTTCAAAGCTGTCTTCAGGTATTTTTTTCTATTCATTATATATTGATGGTATCAAAGCAGATACAAAAAAGATGATGCTGGTAAAATAA
- a CDS encoding AAA family ATPase gives MAKSKKDNPTAKRLEVIEKEISELSAKRDELKAHWVLEKELISDIRKMKEDAENLKTEADNFERQGDLAKVAEIRYGKVIELQKSIGEKSSKLAELQKKWKMLKEEVDSEDIAEIVAKWTGIPVNKMLESERTKLLQIEENLHNRVIGQDEAISAVANAIRRSRAGLQDMNRPIGSFIFLGTTGVGKTELAKALAEFLFDDEHNMIRIDMSEYMEKFSVSRLIGAPPGYVGYEEGGQLTEAVRRKPYSVVLLDEIEKAHPDVFNILLQLLDEGTLTDSQGRTVNFKNTIIIMTSNLGSHLIQDELMNINDDNRDEVLGKLREKLFELLRQKIRPEILNRIDEVVMFKPLMGSELRKIVDIQLEGIKKMLAKNSDIVLEVSDEAKDWLAKIGYDITFGARPLKRTIQNHITNPLSEKILTGEVLPGEKLDITVNDAGKFLFNNK, from the coding sequence ATGGCTAAATCCAAAAAAGATAATCCAACTGCCAAAAGACTGGAAGTAATTGAAAAGGAAATCAGCGAGCTTAGCGCCAAGCGTGATGAGCTTAAAGCTCATTGGGTATTGGAAAAAGAGCTGATTTCAGATATCAGGAAAATGAAGGAAGATGCAGAAAACCTAAAAACTGAAGCTGATAATTTTGAAAGGCAGGGCGATCTTGCGAAGGTAGCTGAAATAAGATACGGCAAGGTTATTGAGCTGCAGAAAAGTATCGGGGAAAAGTCATCCAAGCTGGCAGAGCTTCAGAAAAAATGGAAAATGCTGAAAGAAGAGGTCGATTCTGAAGATATCGCTGAAATTGTAGCTAAATGGACCGGCATACCTGTAAATAAAATGCTTGAAAGCGAGAGAACAAAGCTTCTGCAAATAGAAGAAAACCTGCATAACAGGGTCATTGGGCAGGATGAAGCTATCAGCGCTGTGGCAAATGCTATAAGAAGGAGCAGGGCAGGTTTGCAGGATATGAACCGTCCCATTGGCTCATTTATATTTTTAGGTACAACAGGTGTTGGTAAAACCGAGCTTGCCAAAGCGCTTGCTGAATTTTTGTTTGATGATGAACATAATATGATAAGGATAGATATGAGTGAATATATGGAAAAATTCTCTGTAAGCAGGCTTATCGGGGCTCCACCGGGATATGTTGGTTATGAAGAAGGCGGTCAGTTAACAGAAGCTGTCCGCAGGAAGCCATACAGTGTTGTGCTGCTTGATGAAATTGAAAAGGCGCATCCTGATGTATTTAACATTCTGCTTCAGCTGTTGGATGAAGGTACATTAACAGACTCACAGGGAAGAACGGTCAATTTTAAAAATACAATAATCATTATGACATCCAATCTTGGTTCGCACCTTATACAGGATGAACTAATGAACATTAATGATGATAACCGTGATGAAGTTCTGGGTAAACTGAGAGAAAAGCTTTTCGAGCTTCTTAGACAAAAGATAAGACCGGAGATACTTAACAGGATAGATGAAGTCGTAATGTTCAAGCCGCTTATGGGCAGCGAGCTTAGGAAAATTGTAGATATTCAGCTTGAAGGAATAAAGAAAATGCTGGCAAAGAACAGCGATATAGTGCTTGAAGTAAGCGATGAAGCAAAAGACTGGCTTGCGAAAATAGGTTATGATATTACTTTTGGCGCAAGACCTCTGAAAAGAACAATTCAAAATCATATTACTAATCCTTTGAGCGAAAAGATCCTTACCGGGGAAGTTCTGCCGGGAGAAAAGCTTGATATAACAGTAAATGACGCAGGAAAATTTTTATTCAACAATAAATAA